A genomic window from Planctomycetaceae bacterium includes:
- the thiC gene encoding phosphomethylpyrimidine synthase ThiC yields the protein MSIDHIARAQVFLPVIEAADPGSTGAGTTPGSFSAAPRIAPGRAGAMTFSSRDTPGMPGPSDKTAWDFMPTDWSLKPGFENDYERADAWQPPAGFEPVTQLESARRGIITPEMLRVADRESHLSPEQVRDEVAAGRMVIPANRNHLKFNLDPMGIGRASKTKINANMGASPVSSGTDEEVEKLHWAERWGADTVMDLSTGGDLDACREAIIENSTVPIGTVPIYSMIIGRKIEDLDAEMILATLRHQAQQGVDYFTIHAGVLKEHLEHVRDRLIGIVSRGGSLLAKWMIHHDQQNPMYTLWEDICDVMRVHDVTFSIGDGLRPGGLADATDVAQLAELSALGELTERAWRKGVQVMIEGPGHVPLDQIEFNMKLQRRLCHGAPFYVLGPLVTDMFPGYDHITSCIGATSAAWHGASMLCYVTPKEHLGLPKKDDVKQGCIAYKIAAHSADVALGIPGSRDRDDELTRARAALNWEKHFELSFDPDTARAYHDEDLDVDTDFCAMCGHDWCSVRISKEIQQFASGKSDQYQWDKAKVTDALTPEQKEILEKRGVLSPEDIHRLATKTRKGMHADEARAACHSDVTDAEKARQLQIVELGTGA from the coding sequence CGGCGCCGGAACGACTCCCGGTAGTTTCTCCGCCGCGCCGCGGATTGCTCCCGGACGCGCCGGAGCGATGACGTTTTCGTCCCGCGATACACCGGGAATGCCGGGGCCGTCAGACAAGACCGCGTGGGACTTCATGCCGACGGACTGGTCGCTGAAACCGGGATTCGAAAACGACTACGAACGCGCCGACGCATGGCAGCCGCCGGCCGGATTTGAACCGGTCACGCAACTGGAGTCTGCTCGCCGCGGAATCATCACGCCGGAAATGCTGCGAGTCGCCGACCGGGAAAGTCACCTTTCGCCGGAACAGGTTCGGGACGAAGTCGCGGCCGGACGAATGGTCATTCCGGCAAACAGAAATCACCTGAAGTTCAATCTCGATCCGATGGGCATCGGCCGCGCGTCGAAAACGAAGATCAACGCCAATATGGGAGCCTCCCCGGTTTCGTCCGGCACCGACGAAGAGGTCGAAAAGCTGCACTGGGCCGAACGCTGGGGAGCCGACACGGTGATGGATCTGTCGACCGGCGGAGACCTGGACGCCTGCCGCGAAGCCATCATCGAAAACAGCACTGTCCCGATCGGCACGGTACCGATTTATTCGATGATCATCGGCCGCAAAATCGAAGACCTCGACGCGGAAATGATCCTCGCCACTCTGCGCCACCAGGCTCAGCAGGGCGTCGACTACTTCACAATTCATGCGGGAGTGCTGAAGGAACACCTGGAACATGTTCGCGATCGCCTGATCGGCATCGTCAGCCGCGGCGGTTCGCTGCTGGCGAAGTGGATGATCCATCACGACCAGCAAAACCCCATGTACACGCTGTGGGAAGACATCTGCGACGTGATGCGAGTCCACGACGTGACCTTCAGCATCGGAGACGGACTGCGTCCCGGGGGACTGGCCGACGCGACCGACGTTGCTCAGCTTGCCGAACTGTCGGCTCTGGGAGAACTCACGGAACGAGCCTGGCGGAAGGGTGTGCAGGTCATGATCGAAGGGCCAGGCCATGTCCCGCTGGATCAGATCGAATTCAACATGAAGCTGCAGCGGCGACTGTGCCACGGTGCGCCGTTTTATGTGCTCGGCCCGCTGGTGACTGACATGTTTCCAGGCTACGACCACATCACAAGCTGCATCGGAGCCACCAGTGCCGCGTGGCACGGAGCCAGCATGCTGTGCTACGTGACTCCCAAGGAACACCTCGGTCTGCCGAAGAAGGACGACGTCAAGCAGGGCTGCATCGCGTACAAGATCGCCGCGCATTCCGCCGACGTCGCTCTGGGAATCCCCGGTTCCCGAGACCGCGACGACGAACTGACCCGCGCGCGAGCGGCGCTGAACTGGGAGAAACACTTCGAACTGAGCTTCGATCCGGACACCGCGCGAGCCTATCACGACGAAGACCTGGACGTCGACACCGACTTCTGCGCGATGTGCGGCCACGACTGGTGCAGCGTCCGTATCAGCAAGGAAATCCAGCAGTTCGCCAGCGGCAAGTCAGATCAATATCAGTGGGACAAAGCCAAAGTCACTGACGCACTGACGCCCGAGCAAAAGGAAATCCTGGAAAAACGGGGAGTGCTCAGTCCGGAAGACATCCACCGCCTGGCGACAAAGACCCGCAAAGGCATGCACGCCGACGAAGCCAGGGCCGCCTGCCACAGCGACGTCACCGACGCCGAGAAAGCTCGCCAACTGCAGATCGTCGAACTGGGTACCGGCGCGTAG
- the cysK gene encoding cysteine synthase A, with amino-acid sequence MAILADNTYSIGRTPLVRINRLSSGLKANVLAKIEGRNPAYSVKCRIGASMIWDAEERGALKPGMEVVEPTSGNTGIALAFVCAARGYKLTLTMPDTMSVERRMMLKAFGANLILTPGAEGMKGAINKATELAEQDNFFMPQQFNNPANPAIHFRTTGPEIFEDTEGKVDIFVAGVGTGGTITGVSRYLKQEKGLPVKSIAVEPTTSPVLSGGEPGKHPIQGIGAGFIPQNCDTSLIDEVVQVSGEEAIEMAPRIAREEGIICGISCGAAMAAALKVAARPENAGKNIVVILPDSGERYLSTPMFEYAREVS; translated from the coding sequence ATGGCGATCCTGGCAGACAACACGTATTCCATTGGCCGTACTCCACTGGTCCGCATCAACCGGCTGTCCAGCGGTCTGAAAGCCAACGTCCTTGCAAAAATCGAAGGCCGCAATCCCGCGTACAGTGTGAAGTGCCGCATCGGAGCGTCGATGATCTGGGATGCCGAAGAACGCGGCGCTCTGAAGCCGGGGATGGAAGTTGTCGAACCGACCAGCGGCAACACGGGGATCGCTCTGGCATTCGTCTGTGCTGCTCGCGGATACAAGCTGACTCTGACGATGCCCGACACGATGTCCGTCGAACGCCGCATGATGCTGAAGGCGTTCGGAGCCAACCTGATCCTGACTCCCGGCGCCGAAGGCATGAAGGGTGCCATCAACAAGGCCACGGAGCTGGCGGAGCAGGACAACTTCTTCATGCCGCAGCAGTTCAACAATCCCGCGAATCCCGCGATTCACTTCAGAACCACCGGCCCCGAGATCTTCGAGGACACTGAAGGCAAGGTAGACATCTTCGTCGCGGGGGTCGGCACGGGCGGCACAATCACGGGAGTCAGCCGCTATCTGAAACAGGAAAAAGGCCTGCCTGTCAAAAGCATCGCCGTTGAGCCGACGACCAGTCCCGTGCTGTCCGGCGGTGAACCCGGCAAACATCCCATTCAGGGAATCGGAGCCGGCTTCATTCCTCAAAACTGCGACACCAGCCTGATCGACGAAGTCGTCCAGGTCAGCGGTGAAGAAGCGATCGAGATGGCTCCGCGAATTGCCCGCGAAGAAGGCATCATCTGCGGCATCAGTTGCGGCGCCGCGATGGCCGCGGCGCTGAAAGTCGCGGCTCGCCCCGAAAACGCCGGCAAGAACATCGTTGTCATTCTGCCGGACTCCGGTGAACGCTACCTGTCGACTCCGATGTTCGAGTACGCTCGGGAAGTGTCCTGA
- a CDS encoding PDZ domain-containing protein has product MAKWPGAILTVSLLLCCTGTAGAGESASADGKIRALVADLDDAAFAVRLAASRQLQSVNTEDIAKIAELADSHPSAEVAARLLEILELRYLSEDPDAVHAASEALESLCASDRLLVAEGAKDCLDRNWKTRVNLAAAELESLGSLIQRETARRPAPFGGVRFGGMLPQFQNDELKVFLTEDYTGGSEGLRQFRRMTSLIRPQGMQLGLGVFVIDGHTLAEADIQQLQNELGVGRVVARGRVALGITGRPSPVPAFPGCLLMEVVRNGSAAAAGLHEGDLITGLGDTPLKDFEDLVERLKAFDVGDTVEVTVIRNFTEHMDQWLFRQSRRGDLENMVPEKVSVNLKGWREFINPPVEEPGTPALPDDAEPPGNAEPRNKKVPVE; this is encoded by the coding sequence ATGGCGAAATGGCCTGGAGCCATCCTGACGGTATCCCTGCTGCTGTGCTGCACCGGTACTGCCGGCGCCGGTGAATCTGCTTCCGCCGATGGCAAAATTCGGGCACTCGTCGCCGACCTGGATGACGCAGCCTTCGCCGTTCGACTGGCCGCGTCCCGGCAATTGCAGTCGGTGAACACGGAGGATATCGCAAAGATCGCGGAACTGGCCGACAGTCATCCCAGCGCCGAAGTCGCTGCCAGACTGCTGGAAATTCTGGAACTGCGTTATCTGTCCGAAGATCCGGACGCCGTTCATGCAGCGTCGGAGGCTTTGGAATCGCTGTGCGCGTCCGATCGCCTGCTGGTCGCGGAGGGGGCTAAGGATTGCCTGGACCGAAACTGGAAGACTCGCGTCAACCTGGCCGCCGCGGAGCTCGAATCGCTCGGTTCCCTCATTCAGCGGGAAACGGCCCGCCGGCCGGCACCGTTCGGCGGCGTCCGGTTCGGCGGCATGCTGCCTCAGTTCCAGAACGACGAACTGAAGGTCTTTCTGACTGAAGACTATACCGGCGGAAGCGAAGGGCTGCGGCAGTTCCGGCGGATGACGTCGCTCATCAGGCCGCAGGGCATGCAGCTTGGCCTGGGAGTCTTTGTGATTGACGGCCACACGCTTGCGGAAGCCGATATTCAGCAGCTTCAGAATGAGCTGGGTGTCGGCCGTGTTGTCGCTCGGGGACGAGTGGCTCTGGGAATCACCGGACGCCCGTCACCAGTGCCCGCGTTTCCCGGTTGCCTGCTAATGGAAGTCGTACGGAATGGTTCGGCCGCCGCAGCCGGGCTGCACGAAGGCGACCTGATCACCGGACTGGGGGACACGCCACTGAAGGACTTCGAGGATCTGGTTGAACGGCTGAAGGCGTTTGACGTTGGTGACACGGTGGAAGTGACCGTCATTCGCAACTTCACCGAACACATGGATCAGTGGCTGTTCCGACAGTCGCGGCGAGGGGACCTGGAAAACATGGTCCCGGAGAAAGTGTCGGTCAATCTGAAGGGCTGGCGGGAGTTCATCAATCCGCCCGTCGAAGAGCCGGGGACGCCGGCATTGCCGGATGACGCCGAGCCGCCCGGAAATGCGGAGCCGCGCAACAAAAAAGTCCCCGTCGAATGA
- the trxA gene encoding thioredoxin has translation MAGNLHEFTDANFEQEVLQASEPVLVDFWAPWCGPCRMLMPTVEELASEYAGKVKIGKVNTDENQQTAAGYAITSIPTVMLFKNGEMVDKVVGAPPKQHFVKMLDGAMS, from the coding sequence ATGGCAGGAAACCTTCACGAATTCACGGATGCGAACTTTGAACAGGAAGTGCTGCAGGCTTCAGAACCGGTCCTTGTCGACTTCTGGGCTCCGTGGTGTGGTCCGTGCCGGATGCTGATGCCGACGGTTGAAGAACTGGCGTCGGAGTACGCCGGGAAAGTGAAGATCGGCAAGGTGAACACTGACGAGAACCAGCAAACCGCGGCAGGTTATGCAATCACCAGCATCCCCACAGTGATGCTGTTCAAGAACGGTGAGATGGTGGACAAGGTGGTCGGCGCTCCACCGAAACAGCATTTTGTGAAGATGCTTGACGGAGCCATGAGTTAG